gtgactttttttatgcggttcggcctttcgtccacacgaaaacgcagtttcagggcaccgaaaccgaacatttttgaaaactacggccagggtgagcattttcagaaacgccggttgcagtgttgtcgtgtggacagtataaccggggtttttgccttgcgacatCAGAGTGTGcgcgttatccgctgtgtttgacgtcagattgtgcgctgctgactgcttctgattggccaaggtgactttacaatttgggttatatcgccgcctgctggtgtggcatgctcttgatagcgcttgatagcatgttttggcgttttcatgtgTTTTCACGCTGGAGGAAAagctccggttataaaaatacccgtgtccgtgtggactaggccttagagtggccttttattgtggccagcctaaagcACAACTCATGCcaaaatcatgctgtctaatcagcatcttgatatgccacacctgtgaggtagATGGATTTTCTCGGCTAAGGAGAAGtgaacagatttgtgaacaatatttgagagaaataggcctttggTGTAcacagaaaaagtcttagatctttgagttcagctcatgaaaaatcggggcaaaaacaaaagtgttgtgtttataatttagttcAGTGTATAATTAGTCCAAAATTGTTGTGGTGTATTAATGAAatttggaaggttttttttttttttttcagactgaaATATAATTGTCAATAATGCATTATtgctgaattgtttttttttttaattctctaagaaaaaaaatcttagctttgaatggtagtgtatattattcatttttgcTTACACcacataacatttttctttttagatgcatttttaaatatattttggaaatggtttaaatatatcaaaaacaactgaaacagcaCAAATACAAAGATTCCAAATTCTAAGAACTTGACttttcaaaagcttttttttttttcttgtcatgaaCAGTTTAATTGGTCACTGATCCTTATGCTGTGCATGCTTACGTTTTTGCCATTATACTCTCTGCAGGTTCAGAGATGTGGCAGCCATGTGGACTGACCCTTCAACCATGATAAACTCCTGAAATAATTTTATGCTCTCTTTATCTAAGGCGTTCTGGGAAAAaagcttacacacaatagcctaagacactttgaaactctcctgctattttttatttatttattaaatacttaatgcacggagtgaaggcgggctgtatttctggtatcagtgcgcgcgCAGCTGATGCTTTGAGCAGTTGTTGCTGCTCcactcacagactctgctgctgagtgagagagatgtttcacccgatgaaatgaagacgaccgcggcagcacaagcacagcacatccgccgaaatcaacctgcagcaatgctcgttcctCGGCTCGCCAAGCCTTAATTTtttaggtcgcatggcagtaaaaaATACCATGATATGATCATGCTgtcaatacatatattttataaaaacattaaaaacaagcagggctgtaacataacccattaaaaaacgcacgccaggtctacaccggacacaagtgtacacttgctctgtcctccatccatgacactgactcactgcggacctgcagtttgaatctgaacagctcttaacaccgagtggatggttagatgcatgatgggctatataataaaaaatcataaaaaataataataaaataaaataaaggtctttccagcattaaggtaataacattacagttttttatcatcttgtctcaattataaatttataactatatcaaaacttgttttgaaatatttctttatcataaatcggattttttttttttaggccatatgctatcgctcagcactaaaagcaagtaaagaaggctccctttaaaatcacttatgttgtcagttaatgaagctcttttttacattgtgtgcaatttgttgattataatgagagaacttttTTAATCATGAGGATggtttattaatccatccattctttagagtttcaaagatttagcttaATCCtccaggtttaatttatttatttcttgttttaggctaattaggcataattaatgtgaacgaaattatacagcgcttcacgtttaaacatgcaacaatttcttaatcagtttacagacaaatgtctttttcccaagaagttatctgtcaaaataaaggacaggtaatgaataacaaaaatgcatgttgttttattaaaggaatttttaaatataaattaaaatacaggcataatatatgaaaatattgacattgcatattaatccatgtagcctacccccctaaaataggctaccacttctAATGCTCTGAtacaaagtaaaccacaatttcttttgaataatataacacataattcatataatataaataatactgcacaccttttaaatgtatcaaatctaaaatatggtttaataccatgtagcttagagaaaatataagcacaggcttgacattttatcctgcttgaattcgttctaagaaatgcacataacttcataagtaccaaactttcatctgtgaatataacatatcaaatatattaaatattttaactatagtctttttctttcaatttcctcgactgaagccatcaaatgtaacacatcagcgaggcaaaactgacgtctatttgcgaaaatgtgctttgatgcgcttatTTGATAGCTTGTGgctaaagcgccactcagcggtcaaaagctgcaaatgtacTTTACTATGCCGCAGCGGCGGTacgtgcggcggtaaaaagggcctttaggctgtctacctactgtacaCAACATGGCGGCgccggcaacaacaatactacagcgagaataaaagttacatctTCGTTCTTTGCTTGAACacttgggtggtgttatgcaaatcttcccacccAGTCATGTAGGAAATTGAGGGCGTTTAAATGAGGCTTTTAAGAGGGGCATGAttgacttaacttttataaagaatgtctccttggatttgaaactttagtctttgcaactgtacagatattctttatgcatcaagagtttgtaacactccaaagagaaaggacatttttaaattgcatcatatgaccgctTTAAATTGATTAAGGTAATCAGTTTCTTCAAACTGAAATGAGTTACCCTAACTTGTCGGGTTTTCCAGtgcaataatacattttaatttggttttgtttcaaaatgaaaataagttttttgttgttgcttcttTCAAATTTTAGGTTACTGTGTGGTGACCACTGGCCCCTATTCCTTAACTGCTCCTGTGAGTTCCTAACTAATTCACCCAGTCCTAAATCCTCACCATGGAGCCCAACAAAGTGCAATCTGAAGGAGGACTTAATGTCACTCTGACTATCAGACTCCTCATGCATGGCAAGGTAAAAGAACAACATGAATCTAATCAAAAATTTCCACATACACAGTTTACTGCACCATGGTAATAATTCCACCAGTGATAGACAACAGATTGTGTACTATATTTTGTAAGAGGACAAAAATGTCTCTCCTGAAAAGGAAATGGATAGAAGTGTGTTATTACaataaacactttatttttttatcttgcaGGAGGTTGGAAGCATTATAGGCAAGGTAAAATCAACACTTTTTAGTGATTATAAAGGAAATGCTCTTTATGTGCTTTCTAGGCTATATTATCCATGGTCGGCGTGATTTTGcaaagtaagacatgttcctggaagTGTGAATTCCACATTAATATGCAGATGTCATTCCCCAAACTTTGCAGCACGTAGGCCTATGTAGccgaaaaaaaattaataaaatacaaatctaaATGGATAATGGTGAGCGTAATTTCAACAAGtacgacatgttcctggatcaacatccttgttgatcctggaacaacattccaatcaaccaatcagaacagagatataacttttcaggaaatatcttttgatgatcctggatcaacattattggccAAAAAATTTAGACTTTACCCAAACCCTAAccatattttatttctaaaataagtgGGAAATGATAACTGATTAACAAGGGCGTAGAAGCAcctaattctgattctgaagcCTCAAACAGatctttcctgaaaagttatatctctgttctgattggttgattggaatgttgttccaggatcaacaaggatgttgatccaggaacatgttgtacttgttgAAATTACGCTCACCATTATCCATttagatttgtattttattaatttttttcagctacaTAGGCCTACGTGCTGCAAAGTTTGGGGAATGACATCTGCATATTAATGCGGAATTCACACTTAAAAAGAGCAATAGATAAAaccaaaaaatatacataaaaaaatacattgaggCTAGAGCTAATTTCTGAAACACCCTCAGTATTTAATTCTGGAACCAGACCTGGATAAAACTGTGTTTGAGCAGTTTTCATTATAAGTAGCTTATATTTAGGCGATCGCACTGAGTTTTGTGTGGCAAATCTTCAAAGTCTGAAAAATTTGCAGGATATTTGTTAATTTCCTTCGTGAAAATCTCTATACAGTTAAAGTACACAGTATGCACACAGGCTTCATTGGCCttaaaaaaattaaccatggttttactgcaaataaaaccaaaaaaccattaATAGTATAGATAAACCATGGATTTATGACTATTGAATGTCTGTCTACTTGACTCATGTATTTTGCagtttgtgtttttctgtttgcGAATTGAAATCTTCATCAATCGCACGGAGAAAGGGACTTGAAAAACGGACCCCAAGCCTAGTAAAAAACACTGAGTAATAAGCCCATATAATTTTCTTAACCAATTATATTTTGTTGATAATGTATTTGTGCTTTCAAAAAAAATAGTGGGGCTTGGGGGTTGGTTGGGCACCCACCGGCAGAAACATAAATCTATGCTGCCAAATTCTTGAGTTTgtaacagttttttttgtttttgttttttttggtactGTATGGATTTGAACATGTATTTATTACAAATGTACATTGTGCAATCATTAACATCTGTGTTTTATCAAAAATGCTATTATTCTTTTCAGAAAGGAGAAACTGTGAAGAAGATGCGTGAAGATGTAAGTAGCATTACAATTCATTTTAGTTGCTGTAATAAGTGTGACATGGTTATTAACAAACGTTACAAACTGTTTCTACAGAGTAATGCACGCATAAATATTTCAGAGGGGAATTGCCCAGAGAGGATAGTTACCATAACAGGACCCACAGATGCCATATTCAAGGCCTTTGCCATGATCGCATACAAGTTTGAAGAAGTAttctaattaacttttttaattctttttctaATTACAAATTTTTACTAAAACcccaaaataaatcaataaaaaattgtaatagaAATCAATGTTTTGGTTCTATGCAGGATATTGTTAACTCTATGAGCAATAGCCAGGCTACTAGTAAGCCTCCAGTGACTTTGCGTTTGGTGGTGCCGGCCAGTCAGTGTGGCTCTCTAATTGGGAAAGGAGGCTCCAAGATCAAGGAGATGAGGGAGGTATGTTCAAACTTATAATTTATTCATGATCTACCTATTTCATAAAGTGCGgcagtatttattttaatgcttagAATGCCATTGTTACTGAAGTATGGTAGTGCTGTGTTCAAAGGGTTTCTGATTGTGCTGTGCTTGTTCCCCAGACTACAGGGGCTCAAGTGCAAGTGGCTGGAGACATGTTGCCCAATTCTACTGAGCGGGCGGTCACTATCTCAGGTGCTCCAGAGGCTATTGTCCAGTGTGTGAAGCAGATCTGTGTGGTCATGCTGGAGGTAAGGAATAGACAAATTACAGTGGTTTTGAGGTTAAAGAGATAATTCACTCAACTCTCATTGAAACTTTTTCtgatttctgtggaacacaaaagaagatattttgaagaatgttccaGCTTTTTTGTCCATATTATGAAAATCAAAACTCTCAAGCCACAAATGAACAGATAGAAATCTAACACTTAATCCACTTTCAGATCAAATCCAAACATTGATCAGCACATACATACACAGATGATATATGTCAAATATTACGTAACAAACCTCAAACGTCAAATAATGTCAACCCAACAAAATGTTATGAAGTGCAAAAAACACAGGTATGGATTAATTTTGAACATTCTTAAAAAGAtctaattttgtgttttgtggaaATAAGAAAAATACGTTGTATGacagatttaaaatagatttgaATATCAGAGAGGAAGTTGCCTTTTTATCATGGTCTCATTTTGTTATGATCTAATACATTCTGTTCTATTATAGTTTGCCCCCACttttatttttcttgatttttccatctttatttgacctccACTGACTTTTGCCAGTCCCCACCCAAAGGTGCCACAATTCCATATAGGGCGAAACCTGCCACTGCACAAGTCATTTTCTCTGGGGGCCAGGTGAGAGCAGATACTCTGGCAGCACCAGCCACAGCCGGCCTCAGCTTGTTACTGCAGCATCAGCCTCTGCCTGTAAGTTTTGTTAAgctatattctaatttgttgagatttgattaattggtgggtttttgttaaatgtgagccaaaatcatcacaattaaaagatccaaagacttcagtctgtgtgcattgaatttatttaatacaccagcttcacaatttgagttgaattactgaaataaattaacttttccacaacattataacttattgagatgcacctttatTTCTATGGGgtgataaatgtaaaatgtatgacAGTCTTTTTGGATAATTGAATTACTTAAAGAAATTCtaacaaaatacaattttatgtTAATAGAATTCGTACAAAAAGACAAAAGCCAGTTGGATTTCTTCCACAGAAAATGTTAAGAAAATGTTATGATTTCATGTACAGAAAGACAAAAGCCAGTTTAATTCGTTTCATAACATTAACAGAAATGTAACAGCACTTCATTTAATTCAGAAAATCAAATGTTAATTtgcttaatttattaattttattggtaaaagaaaatacatttggtcCACAAAAGGAAATGCATATTGTGACATGATGAACCATGAAATGGACTGTGCAAATACCGGCAGctatatcaccctggagcccaagaccggttgcccactgaagctaagcagggctgagcctggtcagtacctggatcggagacctcctgtgaaaaccaggttgctgctggaagaggtgcttgtgaggccagcagggggtgctcaccctgtggtctgtgtgggtcctagcgccccattgtagtgacggggacactatactgtcaataAGCGAAAAGAGTAGAGATGTGACattggcatcctggctaaatttgcccattggcctctgaccatcatgtcCTTCTAACAATCCCCATTTCTACTGACTGGCTTCAtaactctgtctcctctccaccagtaagctggtgtgtggtgggcgttgtGGCTCAACATGGCTGCCATTACATCATCCAGGtgaatgctgcacactggtgggggatgaggagataccccctgactatgtaaagtgctttgagtgcctagtaaagcgctatataaatgtaaggaattaatataacattttgtGGACAAATAATCCAGATCCTTTTCAAAGTTGAAATACAGTACAGTATCTCATTCAAAGACATTCATTCATCTAATTCTTGTCATGgactaaaatatatgtatttgataATCTCCATGAAAGTTGTTTTCTCTTATCCACAAAATTAAAAGTACGTTCACCCTTTTGTGCACAAAATGGAAGGACCTTAGGTTTAGAATTCTGTGCAAAATAAGTTAATGAAACGAAGAAGAACATCTAAATGAACCTAACTCTGACGTCATTCGAACCCGGGTgcacaccaaaagtgctagtgtgaaagtaccccttatatgtacaaaaatgtatttgtaacttaaatgtaaaattttgtgtCACAAAGTTAATTCAGGCCATGAAATTGATTAGTTTTCACTTGTGTTGCACATGTAAAATGTGAtttgaattaaatataattactACATTTATAAAGTTTATGTACCTCTggctgtatgtacagtacattgaTATTGAATTCTGTTATGTACATTGAATATTATTTTTCCTTTCTTAGGCCTACACCATTCAGGGACAATATGCCATCCCACACCCAGACGTGAGTACAACTTCTATTCCTTCTTTCTTTAGTGTAGGGTTCttgttaaccttttttttttcatgacctgCTTTACTAAAATTCATTCAActgatatttttgtgttttttatagaAGGCAGTGTCAAAAATTAGATTTCTCACAGCTTCCCCTTGTTAGTGTCTAGATGAGTTTGTAAAGGTCCAAGCAGGACTTCTTTATTTAATCATAACTTCTTAAGTGTACTGATCCTCCTCCCTTGCCCAGCAGTTGACAAAGCTCCATCAGCTGGTTATGCAGCAAACCCCCTTTACCTCCCTCGGACAGACCACCCCCGCTTTTCCTGGTACGTACTCAACCCCCCGCTACACACCCTTAACTATATACCTGTAGGTCTGTCATTAACTTTTGTCTTTCACTCTTCTCCCTCTGGATGGGTTGCATACTAGTCCCACTGTGCAATGTGACGACGGAGTGACTTCTTTTTCATGTAAATTTTAGACGTCCAAATTCGGTCCATTGAAGGGGTTGTTTTGTAATGCCAGGCCAAGTCTTTTTTCGACGTCTTCCGCACATCTAATGTTGACGTCTGTGCGACctctgtgtaagggctatttatAGTCCAAATGTGGTCGtttgtggacgtcttttcaacatcAAATTTAGACTTATTTTGGACGTCGTTTTTATAACTTCTATAACTGTGGTCCCATGTTTCCAGAGGGTGGAGGACATGTTTTCATGCCAGTAAATTTTCCTGTAGCGTTGTTTTGCTTAAATTCTAGTTTCAACAGGAATGCAAAATGATCTGGAACAGTATGCCACCTTCTGAAATGGGACTAGATCATTTTCCAAAATCTCCACTTGATTGTCTCAGCAGCAGTTGATACCTGGAGATGCATACAAAGGTGTAATGCGTTTTCTGTTGAAACTAGCTGTTGAGACAAACAAAGCTACAGGAAAATTAACTGGCACATAAAACATGTCCTCCACCCTCTGGAAACATGGGACCACATACAACACTAcagttatacaaatacaaataaatcaccaTTCAATATCAACATTTTCatctttattcaaaaataaattcaCCAGCGATGCAGGCTGAAAAGCTGTGCCATCATTTGTCTCTTTGGTTGAAATCCAAAGCCCTTGATAGAGAGTTGTCCTCGCCTATCCTTTAGCTGCTGTTGGTTctttttaaattagaaataagGAGCATAGGCCTAATATATGCTACCATTAAATTATTTTCTGAACTATAATTTCCCACACATTgcatttccaaataaataaacatatacatgcaAAAATACATGTATGCATAAAGAAATAACTTGATAGGCTACTTTAAATAAACCAGGTAaagaaatgtttataaataatctgtatgtgaagagttcagatgcaaaagcctccaaGTTCCATCTGAAATTCTTCTAGAATGATCATTTTTATAAAGCCTGTATAGTTAAGTTCTttcacttaaatgacaattaataggtaatttgcATTGCCTTTTAAGTGAAATTATTGAACTTAaatatacaagcttgataaaaattatcattctagaagaaaatttaagatggcacttagaggcttttccatctgaactcttcatgtaTTAATCATGTTGATAGGCCCTATAAAACAAGTATTACATATTAATCATGTAAATTTCCTGCACCTGTTATAGATGTCCAAATGACGTCCAAAAAAATTACCCAGCTCAAAGATCAAATGTTGAACGTCAAGATGACATCCAAGTTGGGTCATGtttggacgtccaaatagtggacctagtttggacgtcgaatAGATGTTCAGAAATGGCCATGGACCGACGGACCTAATATAGACATGATCTGCACGTCTATCTGATGTCCAATGTTTAGTggggtaccttaaaggtacatattagtacctaaagtatACATATTTGTGCCTAAGTGGTACCTTTTGAAAGAATACTACCCAACGTAGCAATTAACCTCTCCCTAATGCAAACATTTCTAGATGGATGGGCAAAgatataatattaagaaatatgctACACATGTagcaaaaaatcaaaacaaaaaaaacagctgtggttgccagaatcagcatattagttttacattttaaacaaaaaaatgaacagtaaaaaaaagtcacataaaCCGTAATGTACCTAactgattagaaaaaaaaaggaaaaaccctGAAAAAAGTGTCACACAGGGAATTCTGGCAATGTCCATTTCTGTATTTGTCAGTGTAAATTACAAGAAGACTTGTTCTTTTTCAATTCCAAAactgtaaatttatttttttattaacagtatTTAAAATTACATGACATGTCCCATTACATTTATTACGGTTTTCCACCATATATACTAAGGGGAACTTACCATTAACTAATTAACagttttttactgtagcattttttagCCTTTTATCATTCAAATTACaacaatttttacagtgtacagtttTAACATGGTTAATATTGGGGGGGAAATGCTCTCTATGTTTCTCagttctctcactctctttctgttTCTAGGTCTGGATGCCAGTTCACAGGCCAGTACTCATGAACTCACCATTCCAAATGATGTGAGCATAATCCTTTGTCCTCAGTAACCCTCTTATTGTAATAAAGAAGAATTTAAGGAAGAGTTGTTGATTTTCCAAACTCAATTTAATCggtctgttttatgtttttagcTAATAGGCTGCATTATCGGACGTCAGGGCACAAAAATTAATGAAATCCGTCAAATGTCTGGGGCTCAGATCAAAATTGCTAATGCCATGGAGGGGTCATCAGACCGTCAGATCACCATTACTGGAACACCTGCCAACATCACCCTGGCACAGT
This is a stretch of genomic DNA from Carassius carassius chromosome 10, fCarCar2.1, whole genome shotgun sequence. It encodes these proteins:
- the LOC132151343 gene encoding poly(rC)-binding protein 3-like: MEPNKVQSEGGLNVTLTIRLLMHGKEVGSIIGKKGETVKKMREDSNARINISEGNCPERIVTITGPTDAIFKAFAMIAYKFEEDIVNSMSNSQATSKPPVTLRLVVPASQCGSLIGKGGSKIKEMRETTGAQVQVAGDMLPNSTERAVTISGAPEAIVQCVKQICVVMLESPPKGATIPYRAKPATAQVIFSGGQVRADTLAAPATAGLSLLLQHQPLPAYTIQGQYAIPHPDLTKLHQLVMQQTPFTSLGQTTPAFPGLDASSQASTHELTIPNDLIGCIIGRQGTKINEIRQMSGAQIKIANAMEGSSDRQITITGTPANITLAQYLINARFRDVAAMWTDPSTMTTS